Part of the Prevotella communis genome is shown below.
GATTTGGAATCTTTTGGAAATGGTTTTTTGATACCATTCTTGATACCGCCCCCTGCGATTTTGATACCAGCTCCCTTGAATTAAGCTTTTCAGGGCGAGTTTGAAGTTCGATAGTATCAAAAAAGGCTGCTTCGAATTAACCGAAAATCCCATTTGTCTGCACAAAAAAAAGTATTGTTACTATGACAAAAAACATTAAGGTGATTTTCGACCGTAAGAACCAGGCTGCAAAATCTGGTGTTGGCAAAATCGAAATTCGCATTTACCTAAAAGAAGGTGAACGCAAATTTGAGACAGTAGGCGAGGCTACTCCTGAGAATAGCGAAGCCGCAATGCAAAGCAAGACCATCATTGCTAAGGTCAAGCACTATGAGCAGATTATTCAAGCCATGAAGCTCTTCAATGAAGACATGACCATTGAGAACTTCAATAATCATATCTATACTGCTCAGGTGCCTAGTAAGCCCGAAGACAAGGTACTCTTCAAGGGCAATGACCTTCGCCAGAGTTTCATTGAGTTCTGTCGTGAGCACTTTGAGAACGAAGGCCTGGCAAAGAATTCCGTCAAGGACTTCAATGTGGTATTCAATGCCCTCGAAGAAAGTGGCTGTCTCAACACCTTAGCTGATTTAACCAAAGTCAATGTCTTGGCTTGGGATGCCTGGCTGCGTATGGGTAACAAGCGCAGCGACTATACTATCTATGGCTACCACAAGAAAGTGAAGAAGTACACCAAGCTTCTGTGGCAGCTGGAGATGATAGA
Proteins encoded:
- a CDS encoding tyrosine-type recombinase/integrase → MTKNIKVIFDRKNQAAKSGVGKIEIRIYLKEGERKFETVGEATPENSEAAMQSKTIIAKVKHYEQIIQAMKLFNEDMTIENFNNHIYTAQVPSKPEDKVLFKGNDLRQSFIEFCREHFENEGLAKNSVKDFNVVFNALEESGCLNTLADLTKVNVLAWDAWLRMGNKRSDYTIYGYHKKVKKYTKLLWQLEMIESDPYQYVKFPKGSNKERNPLNEKELLKIRNVSCKGYLERARDRFVFMAYTGLAYCDMELFDFKTMTEKRKDYTYIDGARLKTGSKFFTPILPPAMEVLKKYDYQLPPITNQKLNEYCHLLEDLCQIRKPVTCHIARHSFATLMLSYGFTLEEVKKMLGHKDIKTTQIYAKLSTQVLEDSVAKKLKRLR